gagacatccttcgttggatggaggaagtagtatAATTTTAATTGCTCCTAAGTCGTAAATTCTTGAGAATGCACAAAATTATGTGTTGTCTGAACTTCTGTCTTGTTTGTTTAGATTCGTTGATGGAGTTGTAAGTAGTCAGATCGACAGTTCTAAACTCAAAATGTCTGTGATTCCTGTGGCGTGGACTTCTTGCAGGTGCGGTCACCTGGCATTCAAGATGACAATTCTCGGTGCTCCTGCCGTCTTCCTAGCAAAATGTCTATTTCTCGGtcgtctaagaaatagttGTTTTTCAGTCGACGATCGTAGCCATCTAATGaaaattttcttatccatTGGACCTACGGAATGATTGAATTAAAAAGTTGTTATCGTCGAttaataaataattatttttcgATCGCATAAGAAATCGCAAAAccgagagaaaagaaaagaacaatcCTCAGTGCTTGGCAGATGTATCCGTCTGTTAACTTTTGTGCTGATTTGATGTGTACCGGGGAGGCTTGCTCGTCGTTAATTGTGCTGGTTTGATGTGTGCTGGGGAGGCTCTCACATCGTTAACTTTTATGCTGGTTTCCccgattaaaaaaaaatcttttatgCTGGTTTGATTTGATGTATGCTGGGGAGCTAGTGTGGGAGGATCAGGTTTGCACGCATTCATCACATCACCTTCTTACCTGTAAAAAGCTAATTTTACTCGTGCCCGGCCCTTTCTCCTTTCAAACctcctttttctctcttttctgaACCTCGAAAACTATGTTGCTCCCTTGTTCGGCTAACGGGACCCGGCcgtataaaataaaaatatgaagGTCTAAATGTCTGATATGCAGTTCTTCCCTTGATGCTCTACAGCTCTAGTTGTCTAGCTTCAGTTAGAGCTCGTTTggcaaaacaaaatgaaatctaaattttgataggattttatttggttgaatttgaattccgagttcaaaaatcatgtttgtctaccacatggatttgcagagtgagagacaattttagaaaaatgatggcttttagaaAAGAATTGAGGTTAGTAGTGTGATTCCATGAAATTGCAAATTGAATTCATGTAGCCAATTACGTGtcaaccaaacaaattagtttctagaattcaaaatgaattccacaaTTCTATTCCCAAATGGTGCCAAACGGGCTGTTAGTGTAAACAGTTGTGATATCATCATCTGCAAGACTTGACAACGGCTTTAATTAGCTGATTAACGTCCTGTGCAGTCTTGTACGCATGCTAATTGGCTGTATCAAAACTCCACCACAGCATTCAAAATCGTCGAATACGCGtgactcttttttctttctttcgcaATTCTACCCCCTGCTGGAGCACCAGCTTAGCACCGAATGAACGCTAAGCTAATAAAACTGGGTACGTAGCAGGACAATTCACAGCCCGTAGGGAATAATGGTAATAAAGACACGGCAAAAGAACTGGCTAGCTAGAGGAGCGATCGTCGATCGAACGGAGGAGAGCGAAATGGAGATTAAGCACGCAGCTGCAGTCTCATCAGTCAGTCTCGTCTCCATTGAAAGGAAAGCATCGGTGCATGCATGGAGGCAGCCaaccattttcttttctctcttttgttCCAGACAGCAGCGAGTTTGACCGATCGAGCTGCAGCCGTTGATCCCGATCGAGCCGTCATTCGCCAGGAAGTAAGAAAGGGaaagtaggaaaaaaaaaaagcgggtttggactttggatgGGCGCGTctctcgctcctcctccgtccgtACGAACTAACCTTTCGCACCGGATTCGACCCGAGAGGCCTTCACAACGGTCCATCAATCTATCCATTCTGCGATGCACGCATCAGAAAATGGAGAACAAAGCTTTCAGACAGGCGAGAAACAGAGCAAGAATTAAGACGTTCTTTTGCCTTAACGCGGACCCCCTTGCCGTAGTACTAGGGGAGTGCGCCCCAGCTGACCTTTGGCGAGGAACCCGCgcgcgccgtcttcctcttctttcccGGCCCCATAGCTTTCGGCTTCCTTGTCCATTCGCTTTTTATCCGATTCCAGGTCGGAACAGAAAATGAAGCAACACATAAAGCTGGGAGCTTAGGATATTATACGAGCCGATATTATATTACATGTACACATCAAGCTCGATGAGGAAGGAATCTTTGGATATTTGACGGTCGACGTGATCcaagatggatggacggaggAGCATGTTTCaatatttgcatgcatgcacctagCCACCTACGTCAAGCTCACGTGGCTTTAATTCACCAGAAAAAGTATGAAGAATGTCcgataattaattaatcaaccGTGCATAGCCGGTGAACAAAATGGAAGCTTTGAGCACGCACGCGCACACTCTTAATTTAAGAGTAGGAGAACCAATTCCTCTACGGTATAAAAAAGAGAGTACGAAATCCAAGTTTCGAAAAAGAGAGATTTAGTCAACAAATCGACACATTTTGAGTACGTACTCCGTAGGTTTTAAAAGGAAGataaggaagaaaaaagatttCGGATGcggtacatgcatgcatgcataagtGGTCTCGAAACACGACCGGGTTAAGTTTTGTATGCTGCGCGTCTCCGTCGGATTTGGAGGCCCTGGAGCGAAATTGGAAATTTTGTTCTAAAATTGGGACTACTTCATATAActaaaacatctaaaaatataGCAATATTAGCATCATGACCTTCATCTGAAATATTAGCTTCATCAATGTTTCCATCACCACCTTCATCTACAATTTCCATGTCCAGCATCACCTTCATTTGCAATTGCATGTCCACCATTGCCTTCATCTGCATTTTCAGCGCCAACAACAGTATCTGCAACTTCATCTTCAGAAATAATTTCAGACTCCTTCACAACAAATCTATCAAGAGCACTCTTTTGAGACAGAGCTGCTGCTTCTAGTCTTTGTTTCTTCTTACATTTTTCAGCACCAGTATCAAACTTCCTGTTTCTGTTTCTAGAACTCATGATTCTTCATGTACTATATAGCAAAAAAAAGTAGTCTAAATAAATTCAAACATCATATGAATTACAGATTTATCAATACAATAGATGAGAGGGTCTGACCGAAACTGGAATTAGGAATTTAGGGCCAAAGCAATCCTGAGAAAGGGGGCTTGGCCGCTGGAGTCTGCAGATCAAAGAGCAAAGGCAGCAGCAGGGCGCAGGATTCAGGCCGCCGATCGCGTGCAGTTGAGGAGGGGCAGGGGCGGCCTATCGCGTGCAGTGCAGGAGGGCAGGGGCGGCCAATCGCGTGCAGATGGATCATGGAGGAAAGGAGGAGCCAAGGAATCCCAGGAGTCGAACGACCCTTCGCTTTTTCCATGCGTaaatgtgatttgattgtggaactatgtattcatgttgttcatactaaattgtccttagtcattgaggttgtgctggacacataacctagactaatgtgaaagttggctgatgactcggtttcacttgtcatgggcatggtgatgtcattccagcttacacggactcggctaaagagtttagcgagtcggactgacccatattgagatgcaacgagtaggtcgtcatttgcatatctcaatcaatgtaatccttaaacctgaggttatcgcacaatccgagttgtggatcaccaacttaggttttgtcaaacgttgttccgtaacagggcagttataaaggcagagttcgggttgactgagaatcaagctgtgtgatgtggataaccaagatgggattttgcccctccgactggagagatattctctgggccctctcgagtgatatgattcgggaagcatggccatgcgcgacttggttaactgttaaccgggtcgatcgactaagagttagtcggatgaatcgtatatcacagatcgagaagagagttgaactattaaagggatgacgattaatcgcctatagttcgacaaggtatatcgtgaggcaaaagggactaagacgtatgtcacattggaaggtacgtcgtcatgactcgatggtacttgagagtcggcacgttctgctaggagccgctaccgattgagaGTCgaactccaatcgtgtccaagtcgccatgagcctgcggggtcacacacttaagagcgggagcaagtatttggtcgggttggacccgaactggaattgggctgacaatgcgagttggactcgcaggatggatgggccacaaggcttggagcccacttccactcgatatataagcaggggcgtgggatgcctaaggggcacggtttttccactctcatgcgttgagaactctagcccgattcagttcaaccgtcgcaccggacctagcagtccgccgccggagctcctcctcgcacgtgtggataccggcagaggtgctgtacgttcagcacttcgacgatcgcgggattggatcggctggattggatcgagggactgcactgcatcaaggcgccgcatcaataatccgcaactgcgcgtctagtggtaatcctcgtggccttctacctcggctagatcttgggagttcgcgtaggaaaagtttttttgtttatctctacgctcCCCTTCATTAATAGCATAACTAACCCCAGATTTGGAGGCCCCACAATTTTGGAGGCCCTGAGCGGTCATGCACCTTGCGCGCCCTCATCGACGGGCCTGATGCTGCGCGAAATAAACCGGAAACACGACTGGCATACCCATTTTGGAGGTGAAACTATACAAATACACTTACAAATTTCAATTGGGTGAACTACAAAAAGGCCATCTCACATTGAAGGCTAGGTTTCCAAAAAAGGTAAACATCACTATTGGAGAAATTTTATAAGGCACCGAGATTAGGACAAGGTGTGTAGGTAGCGCTGATGGATTGATGAGCATGTGTTGACAAACATAATTGACATGTCGAGCCCGCTTGTCGGACCGAGCTAGCGCCACATAAGAGTTaacgtaaaaaaaaaatgagaggCGTAGGCGCATTTTCGGCTCTCGAAGTGGAACGGGAGGGAGGAATGTGCATTACTTGTTGGTGAGAAACATCTAGTGTGTGGTTCGTCTGGGCTGAGCTCAAGATAGGTTTGTGAAGGTTTGAACGACGGGGGAGGAAGAGTGCCAAGAAAACATAAATGATCACATTTTCCACGTCGATGTTTGGGTTCACATGATATGGCGTGACATGTCAGTTCTAACGTCGAGACGTTCTCAACAGTTGATCGGTGTTGTTTTTTATCATCTACTCGTGAGATTTCACAACTTTTCAAAGTCATTGAGAAACATCCATCTCCTATAGTTTGTATGTTAGCTTcgtactcccttcgatcctaaattgttgtcgaaatattacatgtatctaaacgctttttaagaatagatacatccatatttggacaaatcagagggagtatatgaatCTTCCTATCACCCTGACAAATAGACCAGGGGCGGAACGACAAGTACGTAACCATTGATTTTGTGATGTAGCTTGGCCATGGAAACAAAACCCGGCcttcatatatatacaaataTTCCGAATACTCGAAATCGATAGAAGATGCATGAGGGAGGAAATATAATGGTTGCTGCTCCCTCCTTACAAACGAACCATCTTACTGCATCTCTTAAAAAAAGTTATGCCACATAGGCCTGAAAATGCCCTGTAAAATGATGAGTAAAATGCACGGGAGATCCTAATTCTTTCGCAAAAGTTCCGAGTTAAACCTAATTCTTTGAAACCGCACGTTTAAGTTCCAATTGTTTCATAAATGATTCACCGCAGGTCCTATGATGGTTTAGGTGCATGCCACCTGCTGACCTGCCTATTTGGGTCCACATGTGAGACGCCAAGGtggacattttttttgcaaaaatcccCTTGCTCCTTCCTTTCTCTTCCCTCTGCcccctcccttcttcctctctcccagTCCCACAAGCTCTCTCCCCCCGGACACCATGACCTCGCAGCGCCGCGTCGGTGGAGGAGGCCACGACCATGGGGAGCCCGCCGAGGCGGAGCAGCAGGAGAGAGCCGTGGCGCCGCGCGAGGTCCCGTATGGCGCGGTGCGGCAGGGACCCTCCCCCCATGACTCGGCCACGAGGTGGTGGAGCCGTGGAGGTGGCCCAGCACCAGGAGCGCCCacggggaaggaggaggactTCGCCACGCGCCCCATCAGCCGCACGGCCCGCCTCTGCATCCCCGACGGCGCCGAGGGGATCATCTTCGAGCCCTACGGCGACGCATGGCGCCAGATCCGCAAGGTCTGCACCGTCGCGCTGCTCAACTccatggggaggaggaggctgcccaactccaccGTCGCGTCGCATCCGCTCCTTCCGGCCCGTGAGTGAGGAGGAGGCTGCCCGGCCGCTCCGCGCGGTGGCGACGTCGGCGGCAGCAGCTTTGGCGgcgtcttctccggcgccggcggtgatCCTCAGCGGGCTGTTGTCGGCGTTCGCGGCAGACTCGGCGGTGCGCGCCATCGTCGGGAGCAGGTTCAAGGAGCGGGATAGGTTCCTGGCACTGCTGGAGCACGGGATCAAGCTGTTCGCCAAGATGAGCCTGCCGGATCTCTACCCGTCCTCACGCCTCGCGCTGCTCGTCAGCCGGATGCCGCGCCGGATGATGCAGCACCGCGAGGAAGGGGGGCCGCCTTCATGGACGCCATCGTCCGTGAGCACCAGGAGAAGAAGACTTGCTGGACGTGCTCCTGAGGATCCAGAGGAACAGCGAGACCTGCAGTTCCCCATCTCCACTGACAACATCAAGTCAACCGTTGGCGTAATTAATTAAGCACCCTAATTAATCATAAAATTCGTCCTCCATATATTACATCGCTTTAATTAATCTTCCATAAACTACAATGAATTGGAGAATTTAATTACACCGTGGAGTCCATAGAGACCATCCATCAACGAGACAACTAACCATTTGCTGGAGAGAGCTtcggggagagggaggaagaagaggagagagggCACCGTGAAGAGAAAGGAAGGACGGGGGGgggtgtttctaaaaaaatatccACTTTGGCATGTGACGTGCGGGCCTAAATGGCCATGCCAAAAAAAGCCAAgcgtttgaacaatcataaACCACTTATGAAACAATTGAGATTTAaatgtgcaattttaaaaaattagaacTAACTTGAAATTTTTACGAAAAAATTACAACCTCCAAGCGTTTTACTCTAAAATGATTTGCGCAGACTGTGAGCTGTAGCCCTAACTAAGCAAAGCTAGCCAGGTACTAGTAGTACTGTAGGTAGTAGTACCTCCCAGCGGTTTACCGTTACTAGTGACACGGTCACCCCTGGTCCTGGGCTGTGCGTCACAGCTTTGCACGACGACCGACCGTTGCTTGCTGCCCCCCATCGTATTCTTCCGTCCCGTTCCGTTCCTTTGcggccaacaacaacacccCACCACCGTGCGTAAGCGAGCTCGCGGGCCCCACACTGTCAGTCAGCCAGCCAGTCCCAACGGCTCTACCTCCCCCACGACGCCCTGCGAAATCCCGAAAGTACCCACCCCTGCTCCGTCTAACTGCACGCGCGCGCAacgccgccgctgctttcGCTAGTTCGCTCCCCGTCGTCGACAGCGCGTGCTGGGCCCTGCACCGCGTCTCTTCCCCTTCACGCCGCCGTCCGTCGGGGGCCGTCGGGCTGTCCTCATCCgtcttcccccccccccccccccccccgtctATTTAGACCCCTCCCCTTCGTCTCCACTCTTCCAACAGCAAGGCAATTCAGCAAATTACCCTCGCCCCCAGAACCATCTccaaccttcttcttcttcccccctCGGGCTCGCTCGACCACGCCAACCAATCCTCCATCCATGGACGcggactcctcctcctcgtcgtcttcgtcgtcgtcctcctcgccgccgtcgctgaGGCGGAAGCTGAGGACCACCGTCTGCGGCTGCTTCGGCTCGCCGGGGAGCGGATCAGGGGAGAAGCAGCGGAGCGGCAACAACGGggcgaggtggcggcggcgggtggtggCCACGGGGGAGTTCGGATACGACCCGCTCAGCTACGCGCTCAACTTCGACGACGGCAGCGACGACAGCGACGACTCGCCCGAGGCCTCCGCCGCGTTCCGGTATAGGAACTTCAGCGCCCGCCTGCCACGCTCGCCGGCGCCCAgcaccgccgtcgccatcgccTGAAACAGAATAAACTGTAGCGGCAGGATGCAGCTAGCAGGAGTAGCTGCCTAGCTGGCAATTAGGGGGGTTGATTATTAatcctttcttctttcctggGGGGCGACGGGCAATTAATCGTGCGTCTCCATGGGGGGTTTAATTATTTCCTTCCCTTCTTTCTCTAAGCGAGATCGAatcatatatatgtgtaaGCAAGTTCATGAGTTACTCATATTACATATACCAGTGGAATCATAATTCAGACATATACATACAGGAATTTGATTAAGatgcttcctttcttttttcctctgACGAACTGTATCTGTATGTATGTGCGTatgagcaaaaaaaattctcgtCTTGCTGTTGTTAATCCAGGCTGGCTCTAAGATTGTTATCCGATTTGGCGACtggggaaaagaaagaaatatctTCAGAAAAGGTTGCCGAGTCTGCACTTGAAATATCTCTCCCAAGTCTGAAGCAAAAAGCCACTTGTTGAACACGACGCTGTACATGTACAGTCAACAAAAAAGGCTCTCCGATTCCTCGCAATCGCAAGAACCAGAATAAACGAGAAACAATATGAAAACTAAAATGCGGAGTTAAGTATCTATCTATCTCAAGGAAGGAAGCTagcggaaaagaaaatctgcGTGGGGATCCGATGCACGCCGACTGAAGATAGTCGTTTCCTTTTCGCCGGTCGCTTCCAAACGGTCACCTTCCTGCTTGACTGTATGTGACTGCGAGcacagcagagcagagcagtgTGAGCTCAGCTCAGCCGTTTTACTCTCCAGCTAAAGCATTACCAGTAGTAGTACTAGGAAACAGATTGACAATTACACTACGGTCATGTAGTTTGTCAGGGTCCGAAAGTGAAGCTTTCTTCCTGCCATTTGTCTCGACCCATCCTGGCAGGCAGGCAGAGTCTGCAAAactcctccgtctcataagTGTCAATATCAGGTTTGTGTGAGCTGATTGAGATGTTAATTTGCTCATCTCTCCCGGGCTTTTGATCGAGAGCCCAGCCAGTCGCGGTTACTCGCCTATCTGCTGATAATAAGCTGATTCTAGTTGAACGCGATCGAGACTCAGAATTTGAACGTGTTTTGCAATTTTGGTGGATCATAATACCAGACG
This is a stretch of genomic DNA from Brachypodium distachyon strain Bd21 chromosome 1, Brachypodium_distachyon_v3.0, whole genome shotgun sequence. It encodes these proteins:
- the LOC104582086 gene encoding cytochrome P450 71D6-like; the encoded protein is MTSQRRVGGGGHDHGEPAEAEQQERAVAPREVPYGAVRQGPSPHDSATRWWSRGGGPAPGAPTGKEEDFATRPISRTARLCIPDGAEGIIFEPYGDAWRQIRKVCTVALLNSMGRRRLPNSTVASHPLLPAHSAVRAIVGSRFKERDRFLALLEHGIKLFAKMSLPDLYPSSRLALLVSRMPRRMMQHREEGGPPSWTPSSVSTRRRRLAGRAPEDPEEQRDLQFPISTDNIKSTVGVIN
- the LOC100837027 gene encoding uncharacterized protein LOC100837027, yielding MDADSSSSSSSSSSSSPPSLRRKLRTTVCGCFGSPGSGSGEKQRSGNNGARWRRRVVATGEFGYDPLSYALNFDDGSDDSDDSPEASAAFRYRNFSARLPRSPAPSTAVAIA